The Janthinobacterium tructae genome contains the following window.
GCTGCTGGCGCCGCTGCTGGGGCATCTGCTGGGCTAACGTCGCGCTTGCAGCGCCTGCACGCCATGCACGATCAGGTCGATTCCTGCCAGGAAATCCTCGCGGTCATCGTGCGTGCGCAACTGCCCCGCCACCTTGCGGGCAAACGGAAACGCCTGCGCGTCGAGACGTGACCAGGCGCCCGCCATGGTATCGAGGAAGTGCGCGCGCTCCAGGCCTTTTTCCCGGGCGATGACGGCATTGGCGGCATTTTGCCCGCTTACTCCCAGCAAATAATTCAACAGCGTGCATGCCGCCAGCCATTGCCTGTCCTGCGGCACGCCCAGGGCATCCACTTGCCGGCCCAGGCGTTCCAGAATGCGCACGCTGGGCAACTGGCCCGGCGCGCGCGACAGGGCCGAGCCCAGCCACGGATGTGCATCCATCGCCTCGAACATGGCCAGCGCCACGGCGCGTATGCCTGCCTGCGGCGTATCGCCGTGCAGCGTGGCATCCATGGCCGCCTGCATGGCGCGCACGACGATGGCGTCACTGGCGGCCGTGAACAGGTCATCCTTGTCGGCCACGTGCCAGTAAATGGCCCCCGCCCCCGTCGCCAGGCGCGCGGCCAGGGCACGGAAGGTCAAGCCGCCCTCGCCGGCCGTATCGAGCAGGGCAATGGCGGCATCGATGATGGTGTCGCGCGTCAGCGAGTCTGCGCGTCGTGGTGGGTTCGCTACATTATTCGGCATCGCTTATCTTGACACAGATGCTGGCCTGCCGCAAAATTCCGATGGAACAGTGTTCCAATGCCATTCTAAAAACCACCCTCAAGGATCACCATGCATATCACCATCATCGGCGCGGGCCTGGGCGGGCTGATGCTCGCCCGCGTGCTGCACGTCCACGGCATCGCCTCCACCGTGTATGAAGCGGACGCATCGCCGCAGGCGCGCCACCAGGGCGGCATGCTCGACATCCACGAGGAAACCGGCCAGCAAGCGCTGCGGGCGGCCGACCTGCATGACGCCTTCCGCGCCCTCATCCATGCGGGCGGCGAAGCGAGCCGCGTGCTCGACCAGCACGGCACGGTCTTGCTCGATCAGGGGGACGATGGCACGGGGGGCCGTCCCGAAGTGGCGCGCGGCGAACTGCGCCGCATCCTGCTCGATGCACTCCCCCCGGGCAGCGTGCGCTGGGGCCATAAATTGACAAGCGCCGCAATGCTCGACCGCGGCCAACACCTTTTACACTTTGTCAATGGCGCCACGGCAACAAGCGACCTGCTGGCAGGCGCGGATGGCGCCTGGTCCAGGGTGCGGCCCCTGCTCTCCAGCGCGCAGCCCGCGTATAGCGGTATTTCCTTCATTGAAACGTACCTGTTCGACAGCGACCGCCGCCACCGGGCCACCGCGCAAGCCGTGGGCGATGGCGCCCTGTTCGCGCTGGCGCCCGGCAAGGGTATCCAGGCTCACCGCGAAGCCGATGGCGTGCTGCATGCGTATGTGGCCCTGAGTAAACCTGAGGAGTGGCTGGCCGGCATCGACTTTGCCGATCCGCCTGCCGCCCGGGCCTGCATCGCCGCGCAATTTACCGGCTGGGCGCCGGTGCTCACGGCCCTGATCACGGACGCGGACACGCCGCCCGTGCCCCGTCCCGTGCATATGCTGCCTGTCGACCACCGCTGGCGGCGCGTGGCGGGCGTGACCTTGCTGGGCGACGCCGCCCATCTGATGGCGCCGGCCGGCGAAGGCGCGAACCTGGCCATGTTCGATGGTGCCGAGCTGGCACAGGCGCTTGCCGCACACCCAGGCGACATGGAAGCGGCCCTGCTGGCGTATGAAACGGCGCTGTTTGCGCGCAGCAGCGCGGCCGCCGCCGAATCGGAGCGCATCCTGCGCCTGTGCTTTGGCGACGACGCGCCGTACAGCCTGGTGCAGTTCTTCACGGGCATGCAGGACGCAGGCGCGGCGCGGGAAGTGTGAGCGGCAGCGCCAAAGCCCCACGCCGGTGGCCTTTATCGGGGATAATACGTCTTTCCCAACTCCAAGCAGCCGCGCCACGATGAAATACCCTGCAGTCCTGCCTTTCAGCGACATCCTGCCCCGCTTGCATGAGTTCGATGCCATCATCGACGTGCGCAGCCCGTCCGAGTTCGCGGAAGACCATTTGCCGGGCGCAATCAACCTGCCTGTGCTGGACGACGAACAGCGCGTACGCGTCGGCACCTTATATAAACAGACGAGCGCCTTCGAAGCGAAGAAACTGGGCGCGGCGCTGATCGCGAAAAATATCGCGCGGCACATCGAAGACGGTTTTATCGCGCATCCGCACTCCTGGTCGCCGCTCGTCTACTGCTGGCGCGGCGGCAATCGCAGCGGCGCCATGGCGCACATCCTGGCGCGCATCGGCTGGCCCGTCACGCAACTCGACGGCGGCTACAAGGAATACCGGCGCCACGTGAATGCCGAGCTGGCCACCCTGCCCGAACGTTTCGACTTCATCAACGTGCTGTGCGGTCCCACGGGCAGCGGCAAGAGCCGCCTGTTGCAGGTGCTGGACAAACAAGGCGCGCAAGTGATCGACCTGGAAGACCTGGCGGCCCACCGCGGCTCCGTGCTGGGCGGCTTGCCGGACGCGGACCAGCCCTCGCAAAAGGCGTTTGAAAGCGCGCTGTGGCAGCAACTGCGCCATTTCGACCCGACGCTCCCCGTCTTCATCGAGTCAGAAAGCAAGAAAGTAGGCCGGCTGCGCGTGCCCGATGCGCTGATGGAAAAGATGCGCGCGGCCGCCTGCACCGACGTGCAGCTGGACATTGGCGAGCGCGTGCAATTGCTGATGCAAGACTATGCGCATTTCGTCGGCGACCCGGCGCGCCTGAACGTGCAACTGGCCCTGTTGACGCAGCTGCATGGCAAGGAGAAAATTGCCCACTGGCAGCAACTGGCGACCGCGGGCCACATGGCCGAGCTGGTGGAAGAGTTGCTGGTGCAGCATTACGACCCCGTCTACCGGCAATCGATCGCCCGCAACTTCAGCCGCTACGCCCAGGCGACGCCGCTGGTCTTGCCCGACATTTCAGAACATGCCTTTGAGCAAGCCGCGCGCGCATTATGTGCTATCGTCGGCGAACCGCGTACCGCCAGCGCCGCGTAAGTGCCGGCGCAGCTTCCCATGACCTTTTTGAGCAGGATGACGACCATGTCCGATAGCATTCCCACCCCCATCCGATTGACCGAATTTGCCCATGGCGGCGGCTGCGGCTGCAAAATTGCGCCCGGCGTGCTGGCCGACATTTTAAAGGGCAGCGGCGGCTTTCCCCTGCCGAAAGAATTACTGGTCGGCATAGAAACCTCGGATGACGCGGCCGTGTACCAGCTCAACGACGAGCAGGCGCTGATCGCCACCACGGATTTCTTCATGCCCATCGTCGATGACCCCTTCGATTTTGGCCGCATCGCCGCCACCAACGCCATTTCCGACGTGTACGCCATGGGCGGCACGCCCATCATGGCGCTGGCCCTGGTGGGCATGCCGATCAACAAGCTGCCGGTGGAAACCATCGGCCTCATCTTGAAAGGCGGCGAAACCATCTGCGCCCAGGCC
Protein-coding sequences here:
- a CDS encoding TetR/AcrR family transcriptional regulator; amino-acid sequence: MPNNVANPPRRADSLTRDTIIDAAIALLDTAGEGGLTFRALAARLATGAGAIYWHVADKDDLFTAASDAIVVRAMQAAMDATLHGDTPQAGIRAVALAMFEAMDAHPWLGSALSRAPGQLPSVRILERLGRQVDALGVPQDRQWLAACTLLNYLLGVSGQNAANAVIAREKGLERAHFLDTMAGAWSRLDAQAFPFARKVAGQLRTHDDREDFLAGIDLIVHGVQALQARR
- a CDS encoding FAD-dependent oxidoreductase — translated: MHITIIGAGLGGLMLARVLHVHGIASTVYEADASPQARHQGGMLDIHEETGQQALRAADLHDAFRALIHAGGEASRVLDQHGTVLLDQGDDGTGGRPEVARGELRRILLDALPPGSVRWGHKLTSAAMLDRGQHLLHFVNGATATSDLLAGADGAWSRVRPLLSSAQPAYSGISFIETYLFDSDRRHRATAQAVGDGALFALAPGKGIQAHREADGVLHAYVALSKPEEWLAGIDFADPPAARACIAAQFTGWAPVLTALITDADTPPVPRPVHMLPVDHRWRRVAGVTLLGDAAHLMAPAGEGANLAMFDGAELAQALAAHPGDMEAALLAYETALFARSSAAAAESERILRLCFGDDAPYSLVQFFTGMQDAGAAREV
- the mnmH gene encoding tRNA 2-selenouridine(34) synthase MnmH — protein: MKYPAVLPFSDILPRLHEFDAIIDVRSPSEFAEDHLPGAINLPVLDDEQRVRVGTLYKQTSAFEAKKLGAALIAKNIARHIEDGFIAHPHSWSPLVYCWRGGNRSGAMAHILARIGWPVTQLDGGYKEYRRHVNAELATLPERFDFINVLCGPTGSGKSRLLQVLDKQGAQVIDLEDLAAHRGSVLGGLPDADQPSQKAFESALWQQLRHFDPTLPVFIESESKKVGRLRVPDALMEKMRAAACTDVQLDIGERVQLLMQDYAHFVGDPARLNVQLALLTQLHGKEKIAHWQQLATAGHMAELVEELLVQHYDPVYRQSIARNFSRYAQATPLVLPDISEHAFEQAARALCAIVGEPRTASAA